The nucleotide sequence GGAAGCAGAATAATGTCCGCGCCTCCTGCAATTCCGGCGTACAATGTCAGCCAGCCCACTTTATGGCCCATGACTTCCACAATAAACACACGGTTGTGGGAAGCGGCTGTGGTATGGATGCAGTCGATGGCTTCCGTTGCAATATTGATGGCGCTCTGGAATCCGAAGGTCACATCCGTACCGTAAATATCATTGTCTATGGTTTTGGGAAGATGAATCACATTCAGTCCTTCTTCTCTGAGAAGATTTGCCGTTTTCTGGGTTCCGTTTCCTCCCAGAATCACCAGACAGTCCAGACGCAGCTTGTAATAAGTCTGTTTCATGGCTTCCACCTTGTCCAGCCCTTTTTCATCAGGCACGCGCATCATTTTAAATGGCTGTCTGGAAGTTCCCAGAATCGTACCGCCCTTTGTAAGAATTCCTGAAAAATCCGAACCGGTAAGCAGACGGTAATTTCCGTATATCAGTCCCTTGTACCCTTCGTAAAAACCATATACTTCCAGATCTTCCACATTTTTACTCAGTCCTTTTACCACTCCGCGCATTGCCGCATTTAACGCCTGGCAGTCGCCTCCGCTTGTCAGCATTCCAATTCTTTTCATAATCTTCACATCCTTTACCATATTTCATTTCCAGTATTTTCATATATCTTTCCTTTTCACGGCAGAAAAATTATTTCCTGCCTGACGGAAATATTATAGCTCATTC is from Lachnospiraceae bacterium JLR.KK002 and encodes:
- a CDS encoding ATP-dependent 6-phosphofructokinase; translation: MKRIGMLTSGGDCQALNAAMRGVVKGLSKNVEDLEVYGFYEGYKGLIYGNYRLLTGSDFSGILTKGGTILGTSRQPFKMMRVPDEKGLDKVEAMKQTYYKLRLDCLVILGGNGTQKTANLLREEGLNVIHLPKTIDNDIYGTDVTFGFQSAINIATEAIDCIHTTAASHNRVFIVEVMGHKVGWLTLYAGIAGGADIILLPEIPYDIDKVVSAIAGRNKAGKGFTILAVAEGAISKEDAALSKKELKEKKKNMKYPSVSYEVAARIEEKIGSEVRVTVPGHTQRGGSPCPYDRVLCTRLGAAAANLILKEEYGYMVAMVDGNTKKVPLGEVAGKLKTVEPDSKIIKEAKLIGISFGD